The Eggerthella guodeyinii sequence TCCCATGTAAGACCTCCTACGGTCTCCAACTTGGAGATGAAATAGCTGGGATACACCTGCTTGGGGTCGCCGAGCGCGGGGTCGCCCTCGAGCGCTCGCTCGATGGCGGCCTTCGTCGCGCCGTCCTCGCAGAGGGCGAGCACGGCGGCGTACGCCTGCGCGTAGACCGCGGGTTCGTCGCGCAGCACGTCGGCGAACCGCTTCGTAGGTTCGAACCGCGCGAGCGCGGCGCGGCCGGCTGCGGTGGTTTCCACGGTGTAGTCGATGGGCCGGTCCTGCTTCTCCTCGCCCGGCGCGTACGCGGGCTCGGGAACCTCGACGGCTTCCACGCCGCCGCAATCCACCATGATGCGCAGCAGCGCGTGGGCGTTCTGCGTGCTGAGGTTCAGCTCGGGCCGCTCGTCGATGAGCGCCTCGGCATCGCGATAGGGCATGCGCCGCTCGCACACGGCCAGCACGGCGCACAGCGCCAGCGTGTTGGCGCGATTGGCGTTGAGGCGCTTGACGACGGCGTCGACAATTGCGGCGGCCTCGTCGGCGGCCGGCGCAGCTGCGGTTGCGGCTGCGGCCTGCGTGTCGTTGCTCATGGTTCCCCCGTTTCTGCTCGTCTCGTCTGGCTTCGAGCAGCTTTACCTTACGGCGCAGCGAGCGGAGGGGAAACGTCCGTTGTTCGTGAAAGAACGCGACGCACCCGGATATTTATGGGTGACCGAGGGTGCGAAAACGCCACCAATAATGGATGAGCAAGGGGAACGACCTGGGGTAACCGGCGCTTAACGCACCTGCTCGTCGTAGAAGGACACGATGCTGCTCATGAGGTCTTCGTCGAGCATGAGGCAGGTCCCCTTGTCGAAATGCTCGGCGCGCCACGCGTTCATCAGGTCGGCGTCGTTCGCACCGTCGTTGGCCTCCCAATACGCGTAGTAGTCCTCGTTGAACGCGGCGATGTTGTCGCGCGCTTCGTCCGAGTAGTACAGGAAGCTGTGGCCGCGATCCTCGAACTCGACGAACGTGAAGCGCGGATCGTCGCCGAATTCCTCGCGATACCGGTCGATGCCCGTCTCGGGCGGCACGGTGGCGTCGTCGGCGCTGTGCAGCACGAGCACCTGCGCCTGCGACGACGCGAACCCCTCGAGGGAGGACGCGTCGGCGTAGGAGCCGAACTTGAGATGCTCGTACAGCGACAGGTACGGCATCAGCAGCACGATGGCGTCGCCCGCCATCTGCCGGCCCTGGCTTTCGAGCATGGCCGCAGAGGTGTCGAAGCCCGCAACGGACACGACCGCCTTCACCTCGGGATGGTCGGCGAGCGCGCTGCCCACCGCGTAACCGCCCCAGCTGTGGCCGAACAGCATGACGGGAAGGTCGCGCAGGCGGTCGTCCTGCGCCACGGTGTCGAGGGCGCGATCGAGGTCGATGACGCCCTGCGGCAGCCCGCCGACGGCGTCGCCCTCGCTGCGGTCGTTGCCCGTGGCGTCGTAGGCGAACACCGCGTAGCCGCTGGCCGCGAAGCGGTTCGCCACGTCCATGTACGTGTTGCACCCGCCGCCCAGGCCGTGCGCGATCACGACGACGCCCTTCGCGCCCGCGCCGTCCTCGGCCACGCCCGCGTCGGCCGACGTGTAGAGATAGCCCGCGAGCTGCTGGCCCTTGTCGGAGACGAAGGTGGAGGTGCGCTCGCTGAGGCCGGGGAACTCCTCGGGGCTGCGCTCCGTGAACGCCGCCGTATGCAAACGCGAGCCGAAGTTGTCTTCATAGATGGCTGCCGACAGCGCCAAGGGCGCTCCCACCAGCGCCAGCACCGCGACGATGCCCAGCACGATCGCCACGCGCCGCCCCCGATGGCTCCGAACCGGTTCGCTCTCCACAGCCGCCGCCCCTTCTCGCCCGACAATCCTTCCGCCAGTATACACGCAGCTCTGCCTTCGGCACGATGCAAGCCGCGCGCACCCCCAGCGATTCCCCGTCCTAGGATAGAGGCCGCGTATTGCTTTACGCCTATTCGTTGCTATACTATACGTATAGCAACGAATGAGGAGGTACGCGATGACAACGGACATGGTGCAGATGAACACGCGCATCAGCCGCTCGCTCAAGGAGCGCGGCGATGCGGCGCTGGAGCGCGCCGGCTACACGCCGTCGCAGGCGATTCGCAAGCTGTGGGACTACGCCGCGAACAACGCGCACAACCCGCGCGCCATAGAAAACCTGTTCGACGCCGAAGACGAAGCGGAGAAGCGCGAAGCCGAGGAAGAGCGCGCGCGGCGGCGGGAAATCACGATCAGGGGCGCGAACATCGTCGCCGATGCGTACGAGCGACACGGAATCAAGCCTTCGGACTGGACGATGAACGCATCGTACGAAGAGATGCGCGACTACGCCCTGCTCGAGCGCCTTCGGGAACGGGGCCTCGATGCCTAGCCAGCAAACTTCCCTTCTGGTCGACACGAACATCTGGCTCGACTACTTTCTTGCCAACCGTCCAGGGCATGCCGCAGCGATGTCCTTCATGCTATTCGCGCATGAGCACGGCTATCCGCTGCTGTACCCCACCGCCATCGTCAAGGACGTGTTCTACCTGACCGCGAACGCCTTCAAGCGAGACATGCGCAACGAGAACGGCAGGCTCACCGAACGCGATGCGGCGGCAGCGACCGAAATCGCTTGGGGATGCGTGGGCAACATGCGGGAACAGGCCACCGCCGTAGGGTCAGACGAATCGGACTTGTGGAAAGCATGCGGCCTCCGCAACCTCCACAACGACCTCGAGGACAACCTGATCGTCGCCGCGGCGCAACGGTCGAACGCGACGTACCTGATCACCAGCGACGAGCTGCTCATCAAGCACGCCCCCGTGGCCGCGCTCACACCCGGCGACGCGCTCACGCTGCTGCAAGCGATGCGGTAGAAACGAAGGGGAGGGGCGACCGCGTCGCCCCTCCCCTTCGTGTCGCTATCCTTGCTATCCGCGCTTCTTGGCGGCCCAGCCGGGGATCTCGCGCTGCTCGGGGCGCGTGAGCGCCAACGAATCGGGCGCCACGTCCTTGGTGATGCAGGAACCCGCGCCGATGATGGCGCCCGCGCCGATGTTCACCGGGGCCACCATCATGGTGTCGCTGCCGATGAACGCGCCGTCGCCGATGGTGGTGGCGTGCTTCTTCCTGCCGTCGTAGTTGCAGGTGATGGAGCCGGCGCCGATGTTCACGTC is a genomic window containing:
- a CDS encoding alpha/beta hydrolase; this translates as MESEPVRSHRGRRVAIVLGIVAVLALVGAPLALSAAIYEDNFGSRLHTAAFTERSPEEFPGLSERTSTFVSDKGQQLAGYLYTSADAGVAEDGAGAKGVVVIAHGLGGGCNTYMDVANRFAASGYAVFAYDATGNDRSEGDAVGGLPQGVIDLDRALDTVAQDDRLRDLPVMLFGHSWGGYAVGSALADHPEVKAVVSVAGFDTSAAMLESQGRQMAGDAIVLLMPYLSLYEHLKFGSYADASSLEGFASSQAQVLVLHSADDATVPPETGIDRYREEFGDDPRFTFVEFEDRGHSFLYYSDEARDNIAAFNEDYYAYWEANDGANDADLMNAWRAEHFDKGTCLMLDEDLMSSIVSFYDEQVR
- a CDS encoding type II toxin-antitoxin system RelB/DinJ family antitoxin; translation: MTTDMVQMNTRISRSLKERGDAALERAGYTPSQAIRKLWDYAANNAHNPRAIENLFDAEDEAEKREAEEERARRREITIRGANIVADAYERHGIKPSDWTMNASYEEMRDYALLERLRERGLDA
- a CDS encoding type II toxin-antitoxin system VapC family toxin, with protein sequence MPSQQTSLLVDTNIWLDYFLANRPGHAAAMSFMLFAHEHGYPLLYPTAIVKDVFYLTANAFKRDMRNENGRLTERDAAAATEIAWGCVGNMREQATAVGSDESDLWKACGLRNLHNDLEDNLIVAAAQRSNATYLITSDELLIKHAPVAALTPGDALTLLQAMR